The nucleotide sequence GCAACCACTCCCTATTGACCTAGTTATAAGCAATTTAAATGCCACAAACTAAGAGACTTAGGAATTGCAAGAGACAAGTTCAGAATAGCAACAGCAAGATAAGCAAGTATGAGGTTCGGCAAGCCTTAACGTATCAAACCCTAACGCCTTTTGCCTGTCGGGTAATTAGCGAATGGTGCGTCTAGCGTATTGATTAACCACAAACTCATCTTGCTGCTTTTGCTCTAATCGCTGCGCCTTAGCATTGGCTTGCTGGGCTTTTTTACCCAGCAGTTGCTCGACCGATTTACGTTTTTGCTGGCGCTGCAACCAATGCGCCTGCCTATGCTCACGAATATTATTGGCATCTGTAATGGTTTTAAGCTGATTAGCGATGGCGTCATCGATTTGGCGAATGAAGCGCTGAAATTGATGATAATAATTGGCGCTAATATCTTGCCCGAGTTTATTTTTTAACTGCTGCATGTAATCCAAGCGATATTGATTGAGAGAGGCCAACTGCTGCTGGCGTTTTTGGCATTCAAGCTGGGCACTTTTTAATTGCAAGGCCGCCTGCTGCTCAGCTTCTGTCACTAGTTTTAGCACTGTTAGCAGTGGATCTTTACTCATCACACACTCCCTTTATTGAGTGAACCGCTACTTACATTGGGCTGCTAACTGGGTCAGCATTAATTGACTATCAGCAAAATTGACGCTTTGGCGCATGCTTTGGCGCATAAAAGCATTCATGGCCGGCAATAAGCGTATGGCATTATCAAGCCTAGGGTCGCTGCCTTGGGCATAAGCGCCGATGGAGATTAAGTCGCGGTTTTGCTGGTACAAGGAATAGGTTTGTTTGACTTTACGCATAGCTTCAAGATGCTGCTCACTCACCACCATAGGTGCCACGCGGCTGATAGATGCTTCAACATCTATGGCTGGATAATGGCCGCTATCGGCTAAGGTGCGCGACAGCACTATATGACCATCCAAAATGGCGCGGGCCGCATCGGCTATTGGGTCTTGCAAGTCATCGCCTTCGGTTAATACCGTATAAAATGCGGTGATCCCGCCTTCGCCAGCGCTGGCATTACCATTACCCGCGCGCTCAACTAAACGCGGCAACTTAGCAAATACGGACGGCGGATAACCTTTAGTGGCGGGCGGCTCGCCCACGGCCAAGGCAATTTCCCGCTGCGCCTGCGCGTACCGAGTTAAGCTATCCATCAATAACAACACGCTATAACCTAGCTCTCGATAATATTCAGCTAATCGGGTAGCGGTTTCGCAGGCACGCAGGCGCATTAATGGCGAAGTATCCGCAGGCGCGGCGATGACGACAGAGCGCGCGCGCCCTTCATCACCAAGAATTTCTTCAATAAACTCTTTCACTTCTCGGCCACGCTCCCCCACCAGCCCAACAATAATCACATCGGCATTAGTGCCGCGGGTCATCATGCCTAGCAGCACACTTTTACCTACGCCTGAGCCTGCAAATAATCCCATGCGTTGACCAACGCCCACAGTTAACATGGCATTGATGACTCGAATACCGACATCAAGTGGCTCAGTAATAGCGCGCCGCGATAACGGATTTATCGCTTCTGTGTGACTACTCACTCGTTTTTCAAAGGTTAATGGCCCAAGTCCATCAAGGGGTTCGCCGCTACCATCAAGCACACGCCCAAGTAATGCCATTCCCACAGGTAAACCCGCTTTGGCGCCAAGGGGGGTCACTCTAGCGCCAGGCAATACTCCGCGCAGTTCATCCACTGGCATCAGGTATAAAATATCATCATCAAAGCCCACGACTTCAGCCACTAGCTCGCCTGCCATAGTTTCTATGCTGCATAAACTGCCCACAGGCGCGCGGCAACCACAGGCTTCTAAAGTGAGGCCAACCACCCGCACTAACTGCCCAGATGCCACAGCGCGAAACGGATGTTGCTGCTGCAAATGCTGAGTTAAGCTCTGTTTGAGGTGCTGCTGACGACTTGTCATTATTCTTCCCGCATCACTTGAGTACTGGCATCTAAGTTATCTAACTCAATGGCGGATGCCTCTGTGACAACTGAATTAGGCTCACTGTCACTTGCTAATTCATTGTCACTAGTGTCAGTGCCATCGCTATGATCGCAAGCGGTATCGGCGCTTGTTGAGCGCGCCGCAAGTGTGGCTTGTTTATCATTGATTTGATTGGATAACTGCTGCATTTGCGCGCTGGTTTGAGCCAGCACGGCTTGCAGGCGGGGCTGCAAACTTAAATCCACTAAAGAACGGCCCGAAGCAATTTGGCAATCACCGCGCCCTAAGCAAGGATCGGCTTGCAATTGCCAGCCATTATGCTCCATGTGCTCGGCGCCATATAAGGTGGTAACCAATTGAATATCATCGGGATGTAGATGAATCGCTATGGTTTTACTGGCTAAGGGTAAGGCGGCGATGCCTTGTTTAAGGGTATGAAGAATATGTTCAGGTTTTATGGATAATTCATGGCCAATTACGGCCTGGCTTAAGGCTTGAGTTAACTGCAATAACTGATATTCAATTTCATCATCCAGCAAAGATAGCGGCGCCATAAACTGGCTAATTAAGCCATCAAAGCGCGCCATCATGTCCGTGGCTTTAGCCATGCCTTGCTCGTAACCTTGTTGCTCGCCTTGACTAAAGCCTTGTTGATGGCCTTGCATTAAGCCTTCTAAGCGCCCCGCCTCTAGCCCTTGCTCTAGTCCCTGCGCTCGTCCCTCAGCAAAGCCTTCTTGCTCGGCTTCGAGGCGAATTTGCTCAAGTTCAGCCATGGTTGGCGGCATCATGGTGAGATCGTTATCAAGGGGTAATACTAACTCCCCAGGGACATGACCAAATAAGTCTTTATCTGGGCGGGCAATATCATGACTCACATCAGGCATGCGCCAAGCATCAAACTCTTCTTGCTCTTCTGGGCGCACCAGATAGCGGGTGATTTTTTCAGCCATTAGAGGAACTCATCTCCGCCACCACCACCCAACATGATTTCACCTGAATCCGCTAAGCGGCGCGCAATCGCCAAAATTTCTTTTTGCGCGACTTCCACTTCACTTAAGCGAATAGGCCCCATGGCTTCCAAGTCATCAGCCAGCAGTTCGGCGGCGCGTTTAGACATGTTGGCCAAGATTTTAGTTTTAAGCCCGTCATCGGCGCCTTTAAGGGCTTTCATTAAAGCATCTTGCTGAACTTCACGCAATATTGCCTGAATACCGCGATCATCCACATCAATCAGGTTTTCAAACACAAACATCAAGTCTTGAATTTGCTGCGCCATTTCTTCATCGGCTTCGCGCATGGTTTCCATAATCTGGCTTTCCACCGCGGTATCGAGGAAGTTCATAATATCCGCTGCCGTTTTTAGGCCGCCCATTTTGGCCGCCTGCGCGCCGCCTTGTCCGGCAAATTGTTTTTCCATGATATCGTTGAGCTCTTGCAAGGCCGCAGGCTGCACTTCTTCAAGGTTCGCGATACGCATCAACAAATCTAAGCGAGTATTTTCAGGGAATTGCGAGAAAATCTCGGCCGCTTGATCTGAGTCTAAATAGGATAAAACAATGGTTTGAATTTGTGGGTGCTCATTTTGAATGATGGTGGCCACTTGTCTGGCGTCCATCCATTTTAATGACTCTAAGCCTTTAGAGGCGCCGCCCATGACAATTTGTTCAATCAAGTTACCGGCCTTCTCTTCACCTAAGGCCGACATTAAGGCGCGGCGCACAAATTCCTGACTGTTAAAACCAATAGCGGTAAAGTTTTGAATGTCATCAAGAAATTTCTTATGCACAGCCATGACTTTATCTTGATTAAAATCTTTCATGCCTGCCATCACCATGCCGACGCGCTGCACTTGTTTGGGCTCTAAATGCCGCATAATCGCGGCAGCGTCGGCTTCGCTCAGGCTAAGGAGCAAAATAGCCGTCTTATCTATGCCGCTCATATCGGCAATATTAAACGCTTCCTTTTCAACTTTTTTATCGTCCGCCATCTTCGTCCAACCATCTTTGAATTACTTGAGTCGATAATTCAGGTTCATTGGCCACCAATGCCCGAATAGCCTTAATCACATCATCATCTCTATGTAGCGTTGGAATTTGGATGGAACCATCTTCCCGATAGGAGTATTCCGAATCATTGGCCTTAAGCATGCCTAAGGTGTCACTGGCAAATTGATCTTCAATGTCGGCCAATTCATTGTTAAGCCTAAGTTCGTCAGGTAAAGGTTGGCCATCTGGGTAAATCAGCTTTCTAAGCATAGGCCTAACCACAGCTAAGATAAGCACTAACACCACAAAGGCGCCCAAGGCCAATTTAACCGCCCGCCAGAACCAAGGCTGTTCCCACAGTACTGGCTCAGGACCCGCTTCAATCAGTTGATCCATAAAGGGAACTGTCACGACTTCTATGCTATCGCCGCGATCACTGCTAAACCCTACCGCGCCTTCTAACAAGCGGC is from Shewanella sp. SNU WT4 and encodes:
- the fliH gene encoding flagellar assembly protein FliH, giving the protein MAEKITRYLVRPEEQEEFDAWRMPDVSHDIARPDKDLFGHVPGELVLPLDNDLTMMPPTMAELEQIRLEAEQEGFAEGRAQGLEQGLEAGRLEGLMQGHQQGFSQGEQQGYEQGMAKATDMMARFDGLISQFMAPLSLLDDEIEYQLLQLTQALSQAVIGHELSIKPEHILHTLKQGIAALPLASKTIAIHLHPDDIQLVTTLYGAEHMEHNGWQLQADPCLGRGDCQIASGRSLVDLSLQPRLQAVLAQTSAQMQQLSNQINDKQATLAARSTSADTACDHSDGTDTSDNELASDSEPNSVVTEASAIELDNLDASTQVMREE
- the fliJ gene encoding flagellar export protein FliJ; this encodes MMSKDPLLTVLKLVTEAEQQAALQLKSAQLECQKRQQQLASLNQYRLDYMQQLKNKLGQDISANYYHQFQRFIRQIDDAIANQLKTITDANNIREHRQAHWLQRQQKRKSVEQLLGKKAQQANAKAQRLEQKQQDEFVVNQYARRTIR
- the fliI gene encoding flagellar protein export ATPase FliI, coding for MTSRQQHLKQSLTQHLQQQHPFRAVASGQLVRVVGLTLEACGCRAPVGSLCSIETMAGELVAEVVGFDDDILYLMPVDELRGVLPGARVTPLGAKAGLPVGMALLGRVLDGSGEPLDGLGPLTFEKRVSSHTEAINPLSRRAITEPLDVGIRVINAMLTVGVGQRMGLFAGSGVGKSVLLGMMTRGTNADVIIVGLVGERGREVKEFIEEILGDEGRARSVVIAAPADTSPLMRLRACETATRLAEYYRELGYSVLLLMDSLTRYAQAQREIALAVGEPPATKGYPPSVFAKLPRLVERAGNGNASAGEGGITAFYTVLTEGDDLQDPIADAARAILDGHIVLSRTLADSGHYPAIDVEASISRVAPMVVSEQHLEAMRKVKQTYSLYQQNRDLISIGAYAQGSDPRLDNAIRLLPAMNAFMRQSMRQSVNFADSQLMLTQLAAQCK
- the fliG gene encoding flagellar motor switch protein FliG; this translates as MADDKKVEKEAFNIADMSGIDKTAILLLSLSEADAAAIMRHLEPKQVQRVGMVMAGMKDFNQDKVMAVHKKFLDDIQNFTAIGFNSQEFVRRALMSALGEEKAGNLIEQIVMGGASKGLESLKWMDARQVATIIQNEHPQIQTIVLSYLDSDQAAEIFSQFPENTRLDLLMRIANLEEVQPAALQELNDIMEKQFAGQGGAQAAKMGGLKTAADIMNFLDTAVESQIMETMREADEEMAQQIQDLMFVFENLIDVDDRGIQAILREVQQDALMKALKGADDGLKTKILANMSKRAAELLADDLEAMGPIRLSEVEVAQKEILAIARRLADSGEIMLGGGGGDEFL